The following proteins come from a genomic window of Myroides odoratus DSM 2801:
- a CDS encoding IS1096 element passenger TnpR family protein — protein MVYKFRVILDTEEDIFRDIAILEDDTLEDLHNAIVNAFGFDGMEAASFYACDDSWAQQEEEISLFDMSDDQDAGKTMGSTPINAVLDEDQTKIIYVYDFLNMWTFFVELAAIEEEEPGILYPELLFSHGILPDDIPTKSFSAGPVSNDDIFGDFDDDYDEEDYDMFEGDDSFTDYGEDNY, from the coding sequence ATGGTTTATAAATTCAGAGTTATCCTTGATACTGAGGAAGATATTTTTCGCGATATTGCTATTTTAGAAGATGATACTTTAGAAGATTTACACAATGCTATTGTGAATGCTTTTGGCTTTGACGGTATGGAAGCAGCTTCATTTTATGCGTGTGATGATAGCTGGGCTCAACAAGAAGAGGAAATTTCTCTTTTTGATATGAGTGATGATCAAGATGCAGGAAAAACAATGGGTTCAACACCTATTAATGCTGTTTTAGATGAAGATCAGACTAAAATTATCTATGTGTATGATTTTCTTAATATGTGGACATTCTTCGTTGAATTAGCTGCAATTGAAGAGGAAGAACCAGGGATATTATATCCGGAACTTTTATTTTCTCATGGTATTTTACCAGATGATATTCCTACTAAATCATTTTCAGCTGGTCCTGTATCGAATGACGATATTTTTGGAGATTTTGACGATGATTATGATGAGGAAGATTACGATATGTTTGAAGGCGATGATAGCTTTACAGACTACGGAGAGGATAATTACTAA
- a CDS encoding nucleoid-associated protein yields the protein MINLFNAHVETLSIHRVGNKSRNEAIFLSDEPYSLNDEIAPLLKEYFFKPFREKEESYFQFVHDVDLEFNDMFNYAADLFNAPSSEKAHEISQKITKHLFEQSNHPHIKNGEVYVTYLTNTSIDNNVVDAIGIFKSEIKSDFLQFQENGSNLEMILQQGINLNKLDKGCIIFNYKKEEGYKILTIDSNRYDARYWLEHFLSVDIFQDEAFMTKKYLKFCQDFAKDVVLPAEDKKEEVMFMNRSVNYFAKNDEFEETNFLNEVIDNPDLISEFKNYKVDKGEKYSIEDTTSFPIANNAVSDARKKIKNVINLDTNIQIKLDFINPESADKFVEKGWDEEKQMYYYLVYFNKEQKS from the coding sequence ATGATCAACCTTTTTAATGCACACGTAGAAACTTTATCTATCCACAGAGTTGGAAATAAAAGTAGAAACGAAGCCATCTTTTTATCAGATGAACCTTATAGCTTAAACGATGAGATTGCTCCTTTATTAAAAGAGTACTTCTTTAAACCTTTCCGCGAGAAAGAAGAAAGTTATTTTCAATTTGTTCATGATGTTGATTTAGAATTCAACGATATGTTTAACTATGCAGCAGATTTATTTAATGCGCCTTCTTCTGAAAAAGCACATGAGATCTCTCAAAAAATAACAAAACACTTATTCGAGCAATCGAATCATCCCCATATTAAAAATGGAGAAGTTTATGTTACTTATTTAACAAATACTTCTATTGACAATAATGTGGTAGATGCGATTGGAATTTTCAAAAGTGAGATTAAATCTGATTTCTTACAATTTCAAGAAAATGGTTCAAATCTAGAAATGATTTTACAACAAGGAATCAACTTAAATAAGTTAGATAAAGGTTGTATTATTTTCAATTACAAAAAAGAAGAAGGATACAAAATCCTAACGATCGATAGCAACCGTTATGATGCGCGTTACTGGTTAGAGCACTTTTTAAGTGTAGACATCTTCCAAGACGAAGCCTTCATGACAAAAAAATATTTAAAATTCTGTCAAGACTTCGCTAAAGACGTAGTTTTACCTGCAGAAGACAAAAAAGAAGAAGTAATGTTCATGAACCGTTCCGTAAACTATTTTGCTAAAAATGACGAGTTCGAAGAAACCAACTTTTTAAATGAAGTAATTGACAATCCTGATTTAATTTCTGAGTTCAAAAACTACAAAGTAGATAAAGGAGAGAAGTACAGTATTGAAGACACAACATCATTCCCTATTGCTAACAATGCCGTTTCTGATGCCCGTAAAAAGATTAAAAACGTGATTAATTTAGATACGAATATTCAGATTAAACTTGATTTTATTAATCCTGAAAGTGCAGATAAATTTGTAGAAAAAGGATGGGATGAAGAAAAGCAAATGTACTACTACTTGGTATATTTCAACAAAGAACAAAAATCATAA